The Aquicella siphonis genome contains the following window.
CCATGCCTGCGATCATGCTGGTGACAAGCGAATTAAGGGGATTGCTTGAAAAATTGTTCAAGCCGGGTATTCCCAGCATACATTTCCTGTCACACAATGAAATTCCGGAAGACAGGCATTTGAATATTGTTGCCAAAATAGGGTAATGGAGTGATAAAAAATGCGATTACACCGATTTACAGCATCAAGCAATCATAAGGCCATTTCCATGATTCAGGACGCCCTGGGACCGGATGCGCTGGTCTATTCAACGCGCAGCGTCCCGGAAGGGATAGAAATGATAGCTGGTTTGCCCGATGAGACCGAGCAGCACGGTGAATATCCTGTCAGTGAGTTTTCAAGCCAGGATACGCTGCCGCGGCATGGACAGGGAAAAAATGAATTCCTCCAGCGCCCAGCCAATCAATTCCCCGATTTCAGCCTGATCGAAAAACTCAACAAACAGTTACAAATCATGAATGAACGTGTTGAGAATTTGTCAAAACAGGTTGGAAGTCAGTTATACGAGGGGTTTCACATATCAGACGATGAGCATACCACAAAACGGAATTTATTGTTTTATCATCTGACCAAGCTAGGATTCCGCGGAAAATTTTGCCAGTTATTTATTAACCGGTATTTCCAGTCTAGAAACATATCTGATCCAGTCTCGTTTGCGAATATTGAATCAGATTTGCGTCATTTCATTCAGACAATGGATGATGAATTGATAGACGACAATCGCGTCTGTGCGCTAATCGGGCCGACGGGAATTGGTAAAACGACCACTATTCTGAAGCTTGCCAAGCGCTATTTGTCAAAATACGGTTCTGATTCCCTGGGGATTATTACGACGGATTATCATGATATTTCCGGAAAAAACCTCCTTTTGCATTATCAAAATATCTATAACATTGATCTGGAGTACGCTGACAGTCCCGTGGAGCTTGCAATGGTGATTAAGTCTATGCGCAATAAACGCCTGGTTTTGATTGACACACACGGCGTCAGCCAAAGAGATGCAGATAACGTCGCCAGGTTGCGAGATCTGATGGAAGGCCAACGTGAGAGGCTCACTACCCATCTTGTGCTTCCATGCAATGTGCAAGAACCCATTTTGGATGAAATCGCACGCGGATTCAAAACCACTAATATGAGCGGATGCATTCTGACCAAGGCGGATGAGTGTATTAGCATGGCGCCAGTCTTGAGCGTGTGTATCAATTATGGGATGAAGATAGCTTACATCTGTAATGGCCAGAACATTAATACAGATATAGAAATAGCTGATCCGGATGCGATGTTATATCAGATCATGACAGAAAGCCAGGACAAGAAAAAATCAACTGAGGAACATTTATTGCAAAATCTTGTGAGAATATCGAATCAATTCAGCGAAGGTAGATATGAAAGAAGCTAATCCTACAAACAGCAATAACAGACCCATGCGGGTCATTTCTATCACGGGCGGGAAAGGCGGTATTGGTAAAACCACCATATCTGTCAATCTATCGATAGCCTATGCAAAAATGGGGAAAAAAGTACTGTTGTTCGACGCAGATCTGGGTCTTGCCAATGTTGATGTGATGCTCGGACTGAAACCGGCAAAAAATCTGCACGACTACTTGTGCGGAGCCTGTGCGTTTGATGAGATATGCATCACGGGACCGCATGGATTAAAAATCATTCCGGCTGCTTCCGGAGTGCAAAAAATGGCTGAACTCTCTTCAATGGAAGCTGTTGAGCTGATACGATCGTTTTCGACACTGACGGACGCCATCGATGTCATGATTGTTGACATGGCTTCGGGTATATCCAGCCAGGTTATTGATTTTACCCATGCGTCGCAGGATATTCTGGTCGTCATCTGCAACGATCCCGCTTCTTTGATGGATAGTTATGCTGTTATCAAGATCCTGCATCAAAAATATGGCCGTGACCGGTTCGGCATTGTGGTGAACAAGGCAAAAAACATGCAGGAAGCGTTTGATGTATTCAGCAAATTCCAGGATGTGATCGCCAGGTTTATTAATGTCAGCATGCATTATCTTGGACATGTTCCACATGATGACTATATTGGCATGTCTGCCCGCGAAAGGGTTCCGGTAGTGGATAAATTTCCATTTTCTGATTCGGCGGTTTCATTTCATCAATTGTGTCACGGCATTAATCACTGGCATCAGGACCCCACCGTGGCTGGCGGAATACATTTCTTTTTTGAGCGCCTGGTTGAAAGCAATCTCGCAGTCAAGGAGCAGTTGTGCAAGGCATAGAGATTTATGAAGAGAATTCCGATCGGCTGATGCTTGAGCAATTCATTCTTGAGCACAGGTCGCTGGTAAAAAAAATTTCTCTTCATATCAAGAAAAGACTGCCGTCCCACATTGAACTGGATGACATATTGCAGGCGGGTTTTGTAGGCTTGCTGGAAGCGCGCAAGCAATATAAACCCGACATGGGCACCGCATTTGATTCTTACGCGAGTATTCGCATACGCGGTGCCATCATTGATTCATTGCGCAAAAACTCATGGGGAACGCGTGAAACGATGCGCAACATGCGCCGCATCACGGAAGCGATTTCACGCATCGAGCAGCGTGGACAAAAACAGGCGACGTCAGAGGAGATTGCCGCGGAGCTGGGAATTTCGATGGATGAACATGTGCTGATTTGCCAGCAAATCAGCATCAATAATATTGTCAGCATTGATATGCTGGATGATGAAAACCTATTGGCCAGCGATGAGGATGATAATCCCTCAGTAATCACCCAGAAAGAAAATATCATCCAGCATATCAAGGATATTCTCCATACTTTGCCGGAACGAGAGCAATTGGTATTATCTCTATATTATATAGAGGAGCTTACATTCAAACAAATTGGCGAGGTTCTTGAATTGACCGAGGCAAGAATTTGTCAGCTGCACAGTCAGGCGATATCCAAAATCAAGGTAAAATTAGACAGAGACAGGCTGTAGCTTGGAGAGTCGCATTGTCAGATGTGGATTGACCCGCTTACATTGCATATAACGATTTCTATCATATGGAGATGAATAATGATCGCAGACGCTGAATCGATATTAAAGGTGTGCGGAATGGGTTCCTATCTGCAGATTGGCTGCGAGAATAGCACTCTTGTTTTTGAATTGTTGAAGCGGTCAATCGATGCTTATGGCATGGATTCCTCCTCGCAGTGGATTGCCGCGCATCATGATCGCGCGCCAGGAAGGCTGTTTTTGGGGTCATTAACCAATTATCCATTCAAGCCAGCCTCATTTGACACTATCATCATAGGATACGAATTATTGCCTTACAGGCCGGAAGAAGTTACCGCCATTCTAGGCGTATTTCAACAAATGACGCGACGCAATCTCGTCATCTACTTTCCGCCGGATGCCTCCCGCGCCATTGGGGCGAATAATCCTATGCATAGCAGGATTTTCTGGGAAAAGGCAGCCATACAGGCGGGATATCGAAAACATCCGCGCGGCATGCTGATTATTCCCTATGGCGAACTTGAAGATGAACGCACCGGTCGATTTACCTTTTTTGAACGTGTTCCAACGCAGGCCAATCAGGAATTTTCACTGCAATGGCTGCTGGCCACCCGTGATTTACACATGGATATGCTGCGCGAAGCCGGGAGGCGTTCTGATGCGCACGTGTCGCGGTATATTCATGCTGCGTCACGAATACGTCCGGGTGATACGGTGCTGGATGCCGCGTGCGGCATGGGATATGGTACCGCCGTTCTCGCGGCCTGCAGCCCGGGAAGTCGATTTATCGGTGTTGATATTGATCATGATTCGATCGCATACGCAGAGGCAAATTACGCTGCTGGAAATCCGGCGGTCACTTATCATGCCGGCGATGTGACAAACATGTCATTTTTAGAAGATCATTCAATTGACGCCGTGATTTCATTTGAAACGATAGAACATGTGCCTGATTACGAGGCATTTCTTGTAGAAGTGAAGCGCGTGCTCAAGCCTGATGGACGTCTGTTGGGAAGCGTCCCGCATCTATGGTGTGATGAAACAGGACGGGATCCTAACCCGTATCATTTCCATGTTTTCGACTGGGACAAGCTCAATTCTGCGATCAGCAAACATTTTATCGTCGATGATCGCTGGGCTCAAATTGCAGGAGGAGGTTATAAACTGAGCAATGGCAAGCGTGTCATGCAAAATGTCCCCCTGCATTATAACGGGGCGGTGGAAACCGAATGGTGGTTGATCTCCGCCTGCGGCAACCCGGTGAATTCAGCTGCGCTTGCATACAGTAATCCGTTTCATCAGAATCAGGGCTCACCGCCGCCTGTACACGTTTCATTTGAAAAATATTATGACAACCCCTGGCTATACCGGGTAATGGTGCAATTAGGCGAACGTCTGGTTGACAGGCAGGTTCTCGCTGATTTCTGTTCGCGTATCGCGCTTGAGGCCAAAACTGGATCAGCGGATCAGGGCGCGGCGCTTTGTGTCATCGGGTATCAGCTGCTCGAGTCTGGCAATGTGACATTAAAAGACTTGTCGGTATTAACCAATCTGATTAATGAATTTGATCGGACTTATGACCGCAACAATCCGCATGCTTATCGATGGGCGGTGTCACTCCATTTTCTGGGCGGCAGGTTGCTGTTGGCTATCGGTCAGCGTGATGAAGCGTTAAAAGCATTTATCACATGCGCAGAGATGGACCCCATGGTATTTTGTCCCTTGCTTGCCACCAAGACTATCTCTTCCAGGATGTATGCCGGTTTGCTTTATCTTGGTCAATCTCGGGTGGATGACGCGCGTGAGCAATTCCGTAGGGGAGTCAAGGAAGCCCATCGTGTACTTCAGGGAGATTGGACGAATATAGTAGGCACCCTGGACAATCCGCTATCATTCGGACTGCAGGAAGCGGCTGAAGTGCTGGATATTGCTAGCCAGTGTGCCCAGGCGTTGCGCTGTCTGGACAGGCATGAAAGTGTTCCGGGATTCATCTGGGAGCGAATCAGTCTGAAACGCTTTGGCCTGGTGGAATGGAACAAAAGCCTGGAACGCGAAAATGATGCGCTCAGGCGGACCCTGTCTCAACGTCAGATAACAAGGAGCGCGGCGGCCGTATGATCTCGGAACCCCTCAGACAAACAGCACAAGCCTCGGACCAACTCTGTGAAACAGCCCGCGGTGTGATCAGAAAGGAAGCCGAAGCATTAATAGCCATGAGCGGGCGCATCGATCATTTATTTGCTCATGCCTGCCATATCATTCTGAATTGCAAGGGACATGTCGTGGTGATGGGGGTAGGCAAATCCGGACATATTGCCAGAAAAGTCGCGGCGACGTTTGCAAGTACCGGGACACCGGCTTTTTTTGTGCATCCGGGCGAGGCCAAGCATGGGGATGCCGGCATGATCACACCCAGTGATGTTGTATTAGCCATCTCATACTCTGGGGAGACGGAAGAGATTGTTTCGATTCTTCCTGTCATCAGGCGGTTGAAAATCCCTCTGATTTCCATGACCGGCAAGTGCGCATCCAGTCTGGCTCGGCACGCTGATGTCAATATCAATGTGGGTATAGAAACAGAAGCCTGCCCGCTGGGTCTTGCTCCTACCTCCAGTACCACGGTCGCGCTTGCCACGGGTGATGCCATGGCATTGGCCTTACTAAATGAGCGGGGTTTCACTATGGAAGATTTTGCCCTGTCTCATCCGGGCGGCACGCTGGGCCGGCGGCTCTTGCTGACGGTGGATGAGATTATGCATAAGGGAGAGAATATTCCACGGGTGGGAAAGGAAGCGTTGCTAAAAACAGTATTGCTTGAGATGACCCGCAAAAAGCTGGGGATGACAACCATCGTCGATAATGACGGCATCCTGGCAGGTGTGTTTACTGACGGTGATGTCAGGCGGGTGCTTGATACTGGCGTTGATATTCACAAGATTTTGATTCACGAAGTCATGAACCGGAACCCCAAAATTATTCCGCCCGGAACACTCGCGGCGGGCGCGCTGGATCGTATGAAACAGCATAAGATCACCTCTCTGGTTGTCGTGAATGAACAAAGAGAACCTGTGGGCGTTATCCACATGCATGATATTTTGCGCGCAGGAATAGCCTGAATTGGCAATACGTATTTGTAATATGGAACTCAATAAGTTTTTCCTGACTTATATTCAAAGCCTTTTTGATAAATAGTCAGCGCGAGTGAGTCACGTTTTGATTCGTGCGCTGCCATTTGCTTGACACTATGCCAGCTGTTATCTGTACGAACGAACGCATAAGCCGAATTGGGTTTGAATGGATTGGTTTTAAGCAACTCAAACCCATGGTTTTTCTTTCTATGAAACGATGTTCCGAGGTGGATTTGCGATTCGTCTTTTGGAAGATAGAATTGCATGGTGATGACTTTAAATGGCGCATCAGTATGTTCGCTGATAAAATACCCCGGAAAATCACGATAAAATATGGGAACATTTATCATTTTTGGCCAGTGCTGCCATTGTTCCCCAAACCGTTCCTTGATGCGCCGGGTGAATTTTTGCACCAGAGCTTTTTGCAAGACATCGGAAACGAGCATGCGTTTTATTTCGTGCCAGAAAGCCTGGTGGTCGGGATTCAGATTTTTAATTGACTCGTCGGTCAAATCCAGCAGTTTGCGTGTTCGGGTGCCATCAGGCAATACCGCATCCGGATGTTCAATAAATTCGTATTCATCATCAGATGGCAGGCGGGAGAGAATTTGCGCATACAATTCAGGAGGGAATACGTCTTCAATGAAAAAATTATCTGATGGGTCAGGATCGATTGCGGATGCATGAATCTTGTTTATTAAACGGTTTAGAATTGATTGCATAGGCCCTCCCTGGCTTGAATCATTCATGTAGTTTACCGCATTTCTACGGCGGCATCATAGAGCTTCTCATGTATGGCGGAGTGAGAATGAGTCAGGCACGGTACCATTGTGTCAAATTCAGCCATGAAATGATTTTACGTTCCCGGCCTTATTCAAGAAAATACTTTAACTGGCTATCGTAACCTGCTACTAAAACAGCGTATTTTATAGTAAAATTTCCAGGGAAGGAGAATTGGTATATGTGGTTTGCGTATGCGTTGCTGGCGGCGGTTTTATGGGGATTAAACTATTCCCTGGCGGAGAAAATTCTTCAGAGTATTTCTCCGATTACTTTACTTGCGCTGGAAATGTTAGCGGGGGCGATTCTTTTTTTTATCATTTCCTATTGCATGAATCTCAGGGCGGACTGGGTGACTTTGACAACCCGGCCGTCTGTTCTATGGATGACAATTCTTGAGATTATCGTAGTGCTGACGGCCAGTTTTTTCATTGTTGCATCAATACAGGGTAAAAATGCAACCGTGGCGGGTATTATTGAATTAATTTATCCCTTGTTCACCATCTTGTTCACCTGGGTATTATTCCGAGAAAATCATGTCAATCTTCCTGTAATGATAGGAGGCGGATTTATATTGCTGGGCGTGTTGATTATCAGCTACGCCTGAATTCCATGCCTGTTTTTCTTTTTGCCAATGATTGGCCTGAATACTATCCGCAGGGCATGATGATGTTCACCCAATCTGCGAGTAGGGATGTAGACTAACAGACTGGTGTCAGTCAGACATTCATATAACCCCTGGCCTTTATTCTCCATTTGATCCACTACAATATTTTCCGAGGCATCTACGGTATGTTCGGACTCTTTTGAAGTGTATAAGGCGCTTGTAACGATGAGTTCAATGCTTTCCAACTGTACCCACTGGTAATTCAAGCCAAATTGGACACCGACCTGAAAATCTCCCGTGCCGACAGGAACAATCAGGGAAAAGTAGCCGTCGTGTGTCGGCAGGGCCGCGACCATGGTTTGAGATGCGTTACCAGCGCGAATAGCGATGACATTCAGGTTTTCACGCCTCAGGCTCAGATCACTGACTCTCACATCAAATCCGATGCGATGCTGGGCCATCAGTGTCAATGCCAGTTCCATGCCTGCTGACCGCAATTCAGCCGGATAATTGGTGCGCATGGATTTGAGATTTTTTTCCATGAAAAACAATCCTCGGCGGCGCAGGCCCGTTAAGCCTTTTTCCGGATCAAGCACATTAAGCAAATCCTTGGTTCCCATGTTCAAATCAAATTCGAATGATTTCAAATAATCGAGCTCTGCCGCCGAGGGAAAGAATAACATCCTGGCCAATTCCGCCATGGCGGTGTCGCGTAATACCCTGTTGGAAGGTTGTATTCGCGCCTGTGAGAAAAATTGGACGGCATCTTGGATAAAACGCAGACATTCTGACTGAATAGTCTCCAGTTTGGCGTGTTGTGCCTTGCTGACAGAAGTTTCTGAATAAATGGGTGATCCGTCCGTGTCGTAATCCACAACGCTTTTTTCGTTGGAAGTGCAGATTTGTTCTAACAGGGCGATATAGGCTACCAGTGTCTGCAAGGTGCGGTCGTCACACCAGGATGGATCCATTAACCCGCCGCGTGATTTTTCCCATCCGGGTACGCTGAGTGAAATCAAATATCGGCCTACAATTTCCACAGCCATCTCATCACGAAAAACGGGTTCGAGTTTACGCTGGGCTGTGCCGGTATAGCCAAGATCGACAAACACCAGCGTATCGCCTTTCTCCAGCCCGACTTCGCGTTCCAGGTGTCTGATAAGCCGCTGGCGGTATGCTTTGGAAGCTTTGAAAATATGCGTCAGTATATGATCCTGATGAATGAGTTTTATGAATGCCAATGCCGGATTGGGTAATGTTGCCGCTTTTTCACTGATTTCACCCGCGATAGCTTCAGGCAGTAACAATTGTCTGCAAATATCGTAAAAGCGCAAGGACGCAACATTATCACATAAATATTTGTCGATATCGTCCTTGTTTCGGAAGGAAGAAGCAAATGCAGCGAAACGGCTGATGCGCACACGCTTGCCTATTTCCCTGCCCGCCAGCGTTTCACATGCCAGTGAAGGCAAGTAGGCGTCCCGCATAAGAAATAATACCTTAGGGCGCTTGCCTTGAAGCTGCAGTTTTTCAACTTCAGCGCAGATATAGCGGGCGAATGCGTACATCACCGGACCTGCGGATAAATACCCTATCAGGCTTTCGGTCTGCCATTCTGAAAGCCTAGAGGCTGCGAAAATGCCCCGGAATGGATTGACCAAGGAGCGTTCATGCCGAATCGCCGGATCGATGAATCCACCCGCCAAGGCCTGCATGCGTATTGTCTCGCCTACCTTTTTCTCATTATGTATAAAATGAATCGAGTGTATCCCGATGGTCTGGGGAGCGACAAAATCCGCAAGGAGATTATCTCCCACATGCAGGATGGAATGGGGATTTTCATGAATTTTGTTACAGACTTTGCTGAACAGACCGCTGCTTTTCGCCACCCCATGTTCGCTGGAGCAAAATACCTGTCTGATTGACTGCAAGACGTCCTGAGGCAGACAGGATTCGAGAAGGCGTCTTAATTCGGGTTCTGAAAAGTAGGTGTCGCTGACAATGATAATCTTCAGACCGCGCGCGCGGGCTTGCCGTATCAGTTCAAC
Protein-coding sequences here:
- a CDS encoding flagellar biosynthesis protein FlhF, with protein sequence MRLHRFTASSNHKAISMIQDALGPDALVYSTRSVPEGIEMIAGLPDETEQHGEYPVSEFSSQDTLPRHGQGKNEFLQRPANQFPDFSLIEKLNKQLQIMNERVENLSKQVGSQLYEGFHISDDEHTTKRNLLFYHLTKLGFRGKFCQLFINRYFQSRNISDPVSFANIESDLRHFIQTMDDELIDDNRVCALIGPTGIGKTTTILKLAKRYLSKYGSDSLGIITTDYHDISGKNLLLHYQNIYNIDLEYADSPVELAMVIKSMRNKRLVLIDTHGVSQRDADNVARLRDLMEGQRERLTTHLVLPCNVQEPILDEIARGFKTTNMSGCILTKADECISMAPVLSVCINYGMKIAYICNGQNINTDIEIADPDAMLYQIMTESQDKKKSTEEHLLQNLVRISNQFSEGRYERS
- a CDS encoding MinD/ParA family ATP-binding protein is translated as MKEANPTNSNNRPMRVISITGGKGGIGKTTISVNLSIAYAKMGKKVLLFDADLGLANVDVMLGLKPAKNLHDYLCGACAFDEICITGPHGLKIIPAASGVQKMAELSSMEAVELIRSFSTLTDAIDVMIVDMASGISSQVIDFTHASQDILVVICNDPASLMDSYAVIKILHQKYGRDRFGIVVNKAKNMQEAFDVFSKFQDVIARFINVSMHYLGHVPHDDYIGMSARERVPVVDKFPFSDSAVSFHQLCHGINHWHQDPTVAGGIHFFFERLVESNLAVKEQLCKA
- a CDS encoding sigma-70 family RNA polymerase sigma factor, which translates into the protein MQGIEIYEENSDRLMLEQFILEHRSLVKKISLHIKKRLPSHIELDDILQAGFVGLLEARKQYKPDMGTAFDSYASIRIRGAIIDSLRKNSWGTRETMRNMRRITEAISRIEQRGQKQATSEEIAAELGISMDEHVLICQQISINNIVSIDMLDDENLLASDEDDNPSVITQKENIIQHIKDILHTLPEREQLVLSLYYIEELTFKQIGEVLELTEARICQLHSQAISKIKVKLDRDRL
- a CDS encoding class I SAM-dependent methyltransferase, with protein sequence MIADAESILKVCGMGSYLQIGCENSTLVFELLKRSIDAYGMDSSSQWIAAHHDRAPGRLFLGSLTNYPFKPASFDTIIIGYELLPYRPEEVTAILGVFQQMTRRNLVIYFPPDASRAIGANNPMHSRIFWEKAAIQAGYRKHPRGMLIIPYGELEDERTGRFTFFERVPTQANQEFSLQWLLATRDLHMDMLREAGRRSDAHVSRYIHAASRIRPGDTVLDAACGMGYGTAVLAACSPGSRFIGVDIDHDSIAYAEANYAAGNPAVTYHAGDVTNMSFLEDHSIDAVISFETIEHVPDYEAFLVEVKRVLKPDGRLLGSVPHLWCDETGRDPNPYHFHVFDWDKLNSAISKHFIVDDRWAQIAGGGYKLSNGKRVMQNVPLHYNGAVETEWWLISACGNPVNSAALAYSNPFHQNQGSPPPVHVSFEKYYDNPWLYRVMVQLGERLVDRQVLADFCSRIALEAKTGSADQGAALCVIGYQLLESGNVTLKDLSVLTNLINEFDRTYDRNNPHAYRWAVSLHFLGGRLLLAIGQRDEALKAFITCAEMDPMVFCPLLATKTISSRMYAGLLYLGQSRVDDAREQFRRGVKEAHRVLQGDWTNIVGTLDNPLSFGLQEAAEVLDIASQCAQALRCLDRHESVPGFIWERISLKRFGLVEWNKSLERENDALRRTLSQRQITRSAAAV
- a CDS encoding KpsF/GutQ family sugar-phosphate isomerase — its product is MISEPLRQTAQASDQLCETARGVIRKEAEALIAMSGRIDHLFAHACHIILNCKGHVVVMGVGKSGHIARKVAATFASTGTPAFFVHPGEAKHGDAGMITPSDVVLAISYSGETEEIVSILPVIRRLKIPLISMTGKCASSLARHADVNINVGIETEACPLGLAPTSSTTVALATGDAMALALLNERGFTMEDFALSHPGGTLGRRLLLTVDEIMHKGENIPRVGKEALLKTVLLEMTRKKLGMTTIVDNDGILAGVFTDGDVRRVLDTGVDIHKILIHEVMNRNPKIIPPGTLAAGALDRMKQHKITSLVVVNEQREPVGVIHMHDILRAGIA
- a CDS encoding DMT family transporter yields the protein MWFAYALLAAVLWGLNYSLAEKILQSISPITLLALEMLAGAILFFIISYCMNLRADWVTLTTRPSVLWMTILEIIVVLTASFFIVASIQGKNATVAGIIELIYPLFTILFTWVLFRENHVNLPVMIGGGFILLGVLIISYA
- a CDS encoding HAD family hydrolase — protein: MESAVTPDVTHQSQIKSQARAEELISILEHYAQRIKVLSLDCFDTLIWRQTATPSDAFFDMQKRPAFQAAGLTARLRAQAEENARQKMLIDHGSTEVKLTDIYKANNPSLSNHALAALAEDELATEQETCFAFPPVVELIRQARARGLKIIIVSDTYFSEPELRRLLESCLPQDVLQSIRQVFCSSEHGVAKSSGLFSKVCNKIHENPHSILHVGDNLLADFVAPQTIGIHSIHFIHNEKKVGETIRMQALAGGFIDPAIRHERSLVNPFRGIFAASRLSEWQTESLIGYLSAGPVMYAFARYICAEVEKLQLQGKRPKVLFLMRDAYLPSLACETLAGREIGKRVRISRFAAFASSFRNKDDIDKYLCDNVASLRFYDICRQLLLPEAIAGEISEKAATLPNPALAFIKLIHQDHILTHIFKASKAYRQRLIRHLEREVGLEKGDTLVFVDLGYTGTAQRKLEPVFRDEMAVEIVGRYLISLSVPGWEKSRGGLMDPSWCDDRTLQTLVAYIALLEQICTSNEKSVVDYDTDGSPIYSETSVSKAQHAKLETIQSECLRFIQDAVQFFSQARIQPSNRVLRDTAMAELARMLFFPSAAELDYLKSFEFDLNMGTKDLLNVLDPEKGLTGLRRRGLFFMEKNLKSMRTNYPAELRSAGMELALTLMAQHRIGFDVRVSDLSLRRENLNVIAIRAGNASQTMVAALPTHDGYFSLIVPVGTGDFQVGVQFGLNYQWVQLESIELIVTSALYTSKESEHTVDASENIVVDQMENKGQGLYECLTDTSLLVYIPTRRLGEHHHALRIVFRPIIGKKKNRHGIQA